A part of Astyanax mexicanus isolate ESR-SI-001 chromosome 2, AstMex3_surface, whole genome shotgun sequence genomic DNA contains:
- the brd1a gene encoding bromodomain-containing protein 1 isoform X4, producing the protein MRKRARHYRPPAPQRSRSPSPIKPSPNRETLTYAQAQRMVDLEVDGRVHRISIFDKLEVVADDDPMIQEMMECTSNKENTEKPQQAPLRSARLKISQQKKSAALNAQKPQAPVCTLPEPKFRPVEYNLPAVPRRSSQYYKYEEKTSEELDEEVEYDMDEEDYAWLDLVNEKRKSEGFSQVSPNVFEFLVDRFEKESFLESQGRQDPQSLVDEDAVCCICMDGECLDSNAILFCDMCNLAVHQECYGVPYIPEGQWLCRHCLQSPSKPADCILCPNKGGAVKKTEDDRWGHVVCALWVPEVGFSNTVFIEPIDGVANIPPARWKLTCYLCKEKGVGACIQCHKANCYTAFHVSCAQKAGLFMKMEPIKEMTEAGAPTFSVKKTAYCGAHTPNGSVRRPLTIYDDTKNQTKNGFCQTAEKKGIQTRLKKKQKKAKSKKTAEPVPAVPATSVPSFPTQRLNAILNQVSLQKKKVFVELVLNYWTLKRQSRNGLPLIRRLHSSLQSQKNTRPRHSEEESRALKEQLKEWHRLRHDLERARLLLELIRKREKLKREEMKLQQSMLEIQLTPFTILLRSVLEQLQEKDQARIFAEPVSITEVPDYLDHIKHPMDFSTMRTRIDAQYYRNIDEFEADFNLIIANCMKYNAKDTYFHRAAVRLRDQGGALLRKTRRQIECIGFDSDSGMHTTDVPNVEAPAHFSWEEVDRLLIPANRQHMSLDEQLKELLEKLDLTTAMKTSPSRSKRLKLLRKAISDVRMEMSLRSGRTLSSEQRKTAVEPSVGFNSAEEGDKSAPPKLEPSDSHILLPNTDGPSEPPTLKPIEPCSDQHRPRKPDRHLDAFPSRKENLNGHSRGRLLLDDGDVSVVATSTLAEPSGPVNRRTSILFRKSKSSSPQKAMRGGEAQAECPQLGAKTFLSVVIPRLETLLHTKKRTRSASRGSEGEEDLPTKRLNTGLSNGFVLEQQKKLSPSRKQEPRRRCASESSISSSGSLLAFL; encoded by the exons ATGAGGAAGAGAGCACGGCATTATAGACCTCCTGCCCCGCAGAGGTCGCGGTCGCCCTCTCCCATCAAACCCTCCCCGAACCGGGAGACTCTCACCTATGCACAGGCACAGCGCATGGTGGACCTGGAGGTGGATGGCCGGGTGCACCGGATCAGCATCTTTGACAagttggaggttgttgctgatgatGACCCCATGATCCAGGAGATGATGGAGTGCACCAGcaacaaggagaacacagagaagCCTCAGCAGGCCCCGCTGCGCTCTGCACGTCTCAAAATCAGTCAGCAAAAGAAAAGTGCCGCTCTGAATGCACAGAAGCCTCAGGCACCTGTCTGCACACTCCCAGAGCCCAAGTTCCGCCCTGTGGAGTACAACCTGCCGGCAGTGCCACGGAGAAGCTCGCAGTACTACAAGTACGAGGAGAAGACTTCGGAGGAGCTGGATGAGGAGGTGGAGTACGACATGGACGAGGAGGACTACGCCTGGCTGGATCTGGTCAATGAGAAGAGAAAGAGTGAAGGTTTCAGCCAAGTGTCCCCCAACGTCTTTGAGTTCCTTGTGGATCGCTTTGAGAAGGAATCTTTTTTGGAGAGTCAGGGTCGGCAAGATCCACAGTCGCTGGTGGACGAGGATGCCGTGTGCTGCATCTGCATGGACGGGGAGTGTCTGGACAGCAATGCCATCCTCTTCTGTGACATGTGCAACCTGGCTGTGCATCAGGAGTGTTACGGAGTTCCGTACATCCCTGAAGGCCAGTGGCTGTGTCGCCATTGCCTGCAGTCTCCTTCCAAGCCTGCCGACTGCATCCTCTGCCCCAACAAAGGTGGTGCCGTGAAAAAGACTGAGGACGATCGCTGGGGTCACGTGGTCTGTGCCCTGTGGGTGCCTGAGGTGGGCTTCTCCAACACAGTCTTCATTGAGCCCATCGACGGAGTGGCAAACATCCCCCCTGCTCGCTGGAAACTCACCTGCTACCTCTGCAAGGAGAAGGGCGTCGGCGCCTGCATCCAGTGCCACAAAGCCAACTGTTACACCGCCTTCCACGTCAGCTGCGCACAAAAGGCCGGCCTCTTCATGAAGATGGAGCCCATCAAAGAAATGACTGAGGCCGGTGCTCCCACCTTCTCTGTGAAGAAGACGGCCTACTGTGGAGCCCACACTCCCAACGGCTCCGTCAGGAGACCCCTAACCATATACGACGACAccaaaaaccaaaccaaaaacgGATTCTGTCAGACAGCAGAAAAAAAGGGCATCCAAACGAGGctgaaaaagaagcagaagaaagcGAAGAGCAAGAAGACTGCAGAGCCGGTGCCAGCTGTGCCAGCAACGTCTGTGCCTAGTTTTCCAACTCAACG GTTAAACGCAATCCTTAATCAAGTTTCTCTCCAGAAGAAGAAGGTATTCGTCGAGCTGGTCTTGAACTACTGGACCCTGAAGAGACAATCTCGGAACGGACTGCCGCTGATCAGACGACTTCACTCAAGTTTACAATCCCAGAAAAACACACGGCCT AGGCACAGTGAGGAGGAAAGCCGAGCACTGAAGGAGCAGCTCAAGGAGTGGCATCGTTTGAGGCATGACCTTGAGAGAGCCCGGCTGCTGCTGGAGCTcatcagaaaaagagagaagctcAAAAGGGAGGAG ATGAAGCTGCAGCAGTCGATGCTCGAGATTCAGCTTACTCCATTCACCATTCTGTTAAGGTCTGTGTTGGAACAACTGCAGGAAAAAGACCAGGCCAGGATCTTTGCAGAGCCTGTTAGCATCACAGAG GTGCCTGATTACCTGGACCACATTAAGCACCCCATGGACTTCTCTACCATGAGGACCCGTATAGACGCACAATACTACAGGAATATTGATGAGTTTGAGGCTGATTTTAATCTCATTATAGCAAACTGCATGAAATACAACGCCAAGGATACCTATTTCCACCGTGCTGCTGTCAGACTGAGGGACCAGGGCGGGGCCTTGCTCAGGAAGACGAGGCGGCAGATCGAGTGCATCGGCTTCGATTCTGATAGCGGCATGCATACAACTGACGTTCCTAATGTTGAGGCACCTGCTCATTTCTCCTGGGAAGAAG TGGACCGGTTGCTGATCCCAGCCAATCGGCAGCACATGTCGCTTGACGAGCAGCTCAAAGAGCTACTGGAGAAGCTGGACCTGACAACGGCCATGAAGACCAGTCCCTCTCGCAGCAAACGACTGAAGTTGCTGAGGAAGGCCATTAGTGACGTGAGGATGGAGATGAGTCTGAGGAGCGGTCGAACACTCTCGTCTGAGCAGAGGAAAACAGCAGTGGAGCCTTCAGTAGGCTTTAACTCGGCTGAAGAAG GTGACAAATCAGCTCCTCCAAAACTGGAACCCTCAGACTCGCACATCCTCCTCCCAAACACAGACGGCCCCTCTGAGCCCCCTACGCTGAAGCCCATCGAGCCGTGCTCAGATCAGCACCGACCGCGCAAACCCGACAGACACCTGGACGCCTTCCCATCCCGCAAAGAAAACCTGAACGGACACTCGCGAGGCCGGCTGCTGCTCGATGATGGCGACGTCAGTGTGGTTGCCACATCTACCCTGGCCGAGCCGTCCGGTCCGGTAAACAGACGGACGTCCATACTTTTCCGTAAGTCTAAAAGTTCGAGCCCCCAGAAGGCCATGCGGGGTGGTGAAGCACAGGCTGAGTGTCCTCAGCTGGGCGCCAAGACCTTCTTGTCTGTGGTGATCCCTCGTCTGGAGACCCTGCTCCACACCAAGAAGAGAACGCGCAGTGCCAGCAGGGGCAGCGAAGGGGAAGAGGATTTGCCCACCAAACGGCTTAACACTG gcCTGTCGAACGGGTTTGTTCTGGAGCAGCAGAAAAAGTTGAGTCCCAGCAGGAAGCAGGAGCCTCGCCGCAGGTGTGCTTCAGAATCCAGCATCTCCTCCAGCGGCAGTCTGCTGG